A window from Streptomyces sp. NBC_00271 encodes these proteins:
- a CDS encoding leucine-rich repeat domain-containing protein, giving the protein MRGILGAPADRAVFEPLVHNLKNVVTGGVWRVTVGDRSAVLKVLTHVHGLREGGWRGDERLVRLGMCASAVKYDWLAPLPTGTGRPLTKGAGSVSDPAPTVPFMTSDHGNGTAPQLDSLRALLERAKPAQARKAVRELVTLADDEEALDLAVRFARIADYSSELLLRLWPTAADPDGFCEALLAPAFRREGRTELRLRRTASLRGLRHLTMLRGLHLDRLKEITDLTEVGALGELRDLDLNGCAGIEDLTPLGGLAELTRLNLHRCRAVADTTPLLTLGRLRELDLSMTKVRATPSFGAAFPALETLTLRGCRAFKDAGQLSGLRRLTHLDLGWTGIRDLTGLRDVPAVTHLDLRSCGQLRDLRGIDALSDLTELTLDECPRLKSVDGFGVHPRLTKVGIHGCPELADLSGLSTLTNLTRLYVRGSERLTSLRDIASLRLLKSVGVLDCPSVRDFSALGALPLLEGLSMVGLDQLRDLSPLGLVGHDRLADLSVTGCRNLRTFGDLSGLTALSSLWIHDLPSLTDLDGLGGLPALSKLTVLNCPLLTDADGLAGSPLREAVFSRDPVLGSLRALEECPDLRSLSLISCPLAQDIPAGGIETLRLSGLEWKDVSRLAGHTSLRELDVRGLSELRDLGALTELSELTEINLGHCRDLEDCRPLLDLPSLKHVTMPYRMWYREYQGDPDPVMTELAERGVTVVHP; this is encoded by the coding sequence ATGAGGGGGATCCTCGGGGCCCCGGCGGACCGGGCCGTCTTCGAACCCCTCGTCCACAACCTCAAGAACGTCGTCACCGGCGGCGTGTGGCGTGTCACGGTCGGTGATCGCTCCGCCGTCCTGAAGGTGCTCACACATGTGCACGGGCTGCGCGAGGGCGGCTGGCGCGGCGACGAACGCCTCGTACGTCTGGGCATGTGCGCCTCGGCGGTGAAGTACGACTGGCTCGCGCCCCTTCCCACCGGCACCGGCCGGCCGTTGACGAAGGGCGCGGGGTCGGTGTCGGACCCTGCCCCTACAGTCCCGTTCATGACTTCGGACCACGGCAACGGCACCGCACCCCAACTCGACTCCCTGCGCGCCCTCTTGGAGAGGGCCAAACCGGCCCAGGCCCGCAAGGCCGTCCGGGAACTCGTCACGCTCGCCGACGACGAGGAGGCGCTCGACCTGGCCGTCCGCTTCGCCCGGATCGCTGACTACTCCTCGGAGCTGCTGTTACGGCTGTGGCCGACGGCCGCCGACCCCGACGGCTTCTGCGAGGCCCTGCTCGCCCCGGCCTTCCGCCGCGAGGGCCGCACCGAGCTACGGCTGCGGCGCACGGCCTCGCTCCGAGGACTACGGCACCTCACCATGCTCCGCGGTCTCCACCTCGACCGCCTCAAGGAGATCACGGACCTCACCGAGGTCGGCGCGCTCGGCGAGCTGAGGGATCTCGATCTCAACGGGTGCGCGGGCATCGAGGACCTCACTCCCCTCGGCGGCCTCGCCGAGCTGACCCGGCTCAATCTGCACCGCTGCCGGGCCGTCGCGGACACGACCCCGCTGCTGACCCTGGGCAGGCTGCGCGAGCTGGATCTGAGCATGACCAAGGTGCGTGCCACACCCAGCTTCGGAGCGGCCTTCCCCGCCCTGGAGACCCTGACGCTGCGCGGCTGCCGGGCCTTCAAGGACGCCGGTCAGCTGTCCGGGCTGCGCCGGCTCACCCATCTCGACCTCGGCTGGACCGGCATCCGCGACCTGACCGGCCTGCGCGACGTGCCCGCCGTCACCCACCTCGACCTGCGCAGCTGCGGCCAACTCCGCGACCTGCGGGGCATCGACGCGCTGTCCGACCTGACCGAGCTGACCCTCGACGAATGTCCCCGCCTGAAGAGCGTCGACGGATTCGGGGTGCATCCTCGTTTGACCAAGGTCGGCATCCATGGGTGCCCCGAACTGGCCGACCTGAGCGGACTGTCGACACTGACGAACCTCACCCGCCTGTACGTCCGGGGGAGCGAACGGCTCACTTCCCTGCGGGACATCGCGTCACTGCGCCTCCTGAAATCGGTCGGCGTCCTCGACTGCCCGTCCGTGCGGGACTTCTCCGCGCTCGGCGCCCTTCCGTTGCTCGAAGGGCTCTCCATGGTCGGGCTGGACCAGCTCCGCGATCTGTCCCCACTCGGCCTCGTGGGCCACGACCGACTCGCTGATCTGTCGGTCACCGGTTGCCGCAACCTGCGCACCTTCGGAGACCTCTCCGGCCTGACGGCGCTGAGCAGCCTCTGGATCCACGACCTTCCGTCCCTGACCGACCTCGACGGTCTCGGCGGCCTGCCCGCGCTGAGCAAGCTGACCGTCCTGAACTGCCCCCTGCTCACGGACGCCGACGGCCTGGCCGGCTCCCCGCTGCGCGAGGCGGTCTTCTCCCGCGACCCCGTCCTGGGCTCGCTTCGCGCCTTGGAGGAGTGCCCCGACCTGCGGAGCCTGAGTCTGATCAGCTGCCCCCTGGCGCAGGACATACCCGCCGGGGGAATCGAGACGCTCCGCCTGTCCGGCCTGGAATGGAAGGACGTGTCCCGCCTGGCCGGCCACACGAGCCTGCGCGAACTCGACGTCCGGGGCCTGTCCGAGCTGAGGGACCTCGGCGCGCTGACGGAACTGTCCGAACTCACGGAGATCAACCTGGGCCACTGCCGCGACCTGGAGGACTGCCGCCCCCTGCTCGACCTGCCGTCCCTGAAACACGTCACCATGCCCTACCGCATGTGGTACCGCGAGTACCAAGGAGATCCCGATCCCGTCATGACGGAACTCGCGGAACGCGGGGTGACCGTAGTCCACCCCTGA
- a CDS encoding autotransporter, producing the protein MRSHTHKTAAAVGALTTVALLVTAPPSFGSGRLRDAPAAGRDATADVLADRDVTLTGDTVVTVPSGTTTYAGVFRGRGTLTVRGGGTLILTKDSDFTLPAARQRQKVTTQGGNHPYTTVSNPDPPAVTVERGATLQYGTGGGTGLIGHFPYNTPGYQLNQLNVRVDGTLRLSLTRTFNIGTISGSGLVTQPRNMWGTLDLAGTHPFSGVIDNGTGMAVGRPEYPVALPNARAILNQGSWIIDTPLYQTITLRQNFYQRAYGSDVNVHSRPGSKVVLTGQYGYSDQGGDSDPSLSDPGLNWRPVAHQLNKRGTNVEGADVQWGDGTTHKIFMPGTKDTVYINLHMASGVRSRLTFAYDGPVTLGAPIGGGRYHDTLAAPGAGDVVIKGTSGNDVTFAAEQHYDGSTTIEKGAVLRLGSGARGGDGSLMTGTERRRIVDDGTLIVRNATTPLSLSRIDGAGGLTQSGAATTTLTGGEVSYTGPTTVTKGTLALASGATLAHSKAIRLTSAGARLDVRTTGLRVSTSLSGKGTVRGAVVNDGEVAGALTVTGDYTQGAKGTLVLRDKPLKVTGAVRLAGDLDLSAAGTGPAREIRVLDHTGRARTTGAFSGLREGASVELADTTYRISYRGGDGNDVTLKAVPQHRTAAPSPSASGAASVKNSTAVGESENANSWWPLLLAPLLAALAVPVVRRGRSRRRGGRRHAASR; encoded by the coding sequence GTGCGCAGCCATACCCACAAGACAGCAGCCGCCGTAGGCGCCCTCACGACCGTCGCCCTTCTGGTCACCGCGCCTCCCTCTTTCGGCTCCGGTCGCCTCCGGGACGCTCCAGCCGCCGGCCGTGACGCCACCGCCGACGTCCTCGCGGACCGGGACGTCACGCTCACCGGCGACACGGTGGTCACCGTGCCGTCCGGCACGACGACGTACGCCGGGGTGTTCCGCGGCCGGGGCACCCTCACCGTGCGCGGCGGCGGCACGCTGATCCTCACCAAGGACAGCGACTTCACGCTCCCGGCGGCCCGGCAGCGGCAGAAGGTGACCACCCAGGGCGGCAACCACCCGTATACCACCGTGAGCAACCCGGACCCGCCCGCCGTCACCGTCGAGCGGGGCGCCACCCTCCAGTACGGCACCGGCGGCGGCACCGGTCTGATCGGCCACTTCCCCTACAACACGCCCGGCTACCAGCTGAACCAGCTCAACGTCCGCGTCGACGGCACCCTGCGCCTCTCCCTCACCCGCACCTTCAACATCGGCACCATCAGCGGCTCCGGCCTGGTCACCCAGCCGCGCAACATGTGGGGCACCCTCGACCTCGCGGGCACCCACCCCTTCTCCGGAGTGATCGACAACGGCACCGGCATGGCGGTGGGCCGCCCCGAGTACCCGGTGGCGCTCCCGAACGCCCGCGCCATCCTCAACCAGGGCTCCTGGATCATCGACACCCCGCTGTACCAGACGATCACCCTGCGGCAGAACTTCTACCAGCGCGCGTACGGCAGCGACGTCAACGTCCACTCGCGGCCCGGCAGCAAGGTCGTGCTCACCGGCCAGTACGGCTACAGCGACCAGGGCGGCGACTCCGACCCGTCGTTGAGCGACCCGGGCCTCAACTGGCGCCCTGTCGCTCATCAGTTGAACAAGCGTGGCACCAACGTCGAGGGTGCGGACGTCCAGTGGGGCGACGGGACCACCCACAAGATCTTCATGCCGGGGACGAAGGACACCGTCTACATCAACCTGCACATGGCGAGCGGCGTCCGGTCCCGGCTGACCTTCGCCTACGACGGTCCCGTCACCCTGGGCGCGCCCATCGGCGGCGGCCGGTACCACGACACACTGGCCGCGCCCGGCGCCGGGGACGTGGTGATCAAGGGGACGTCCGGCAACGACGTCACCTTCGCGGCGGAGCAGCACTACGACGGTTCGACGACCATCGAGAAGGGCGCGGTGCTGCGGCTGGGCTCGGGCGCGCGGGGCGGTGACGGCTCGCTGATGACCGGCACCGAGCGCAGACGGATCGTCGACGACGGCACGCTGATCGTCCGAAACGCCACAACTCCCTTGTCGCTGTCCCGAATTGACGGTGCCGGCGGGCTCACCCAGTCGGGCGCCGCGACGACGACCCTGACGGGCGGCGAGGTGTCGTACACGGGCCCGACGACGGTCACCAAGGGCACGCTCGCCCTCGCCTCCGGCGCCACGCTCGCGCACAGCAAGGCGATTCGGCTCACCTCGGCCGGTGCGCGGCTGGACGTGCGGACGACGGGACTTCGGGTGTCCACGTCCCTCAGCGGCAAGGGCACGGTACGGGGCGCGGTCGTCAACGACGGCGAGGTCGCGGGCGCCCTCACGGTGACCGGCGACTACACGCAGGGCGCGAAGGGCACGCTGGTCCTGCGCGACAAGCCCCTGAAGGTGACGGGCGCGGTCCGGCTGGCCGGGGACCTCGATCTGTCGGCCGCCGGGACCGGCCCCGCCCGCGAGATCAGGGTGCTCGACCACACCGGCCGCGCGAGGACGACCGGCGCCTTCTCCGGCCTGCGCGAGGGCGCCTCGGTCGAGCTCGCCGACACCACGTACCGGATCAGCTATCGCGGGGGCGACGGCAACGACGTCACCCTGAAGGCCGTACCGCAGCACCGGACCGCGGCTCCGTCCCCCTCCGCGTCCGGCGCTGCGTCCGTGAAGAACTCCACCGCCGTCGGCGAGAGCGAGAACGCGAACTCGTGGTGGCCGCTGCTGCTCGCACCGCTGCTGGCCGCGCTCGCCGTGCCGGTGGTCCGGCGGGGGCGGTCACGGCGACGCGGTGGACGGCGGCACGCTGCCTCACGGTGA
- a CDS encoding RICIN domain-containing protein, whose product MRRVYAILVALCCAVAAALATAGPAQAAAQTITNGTQFTDTSGNVVHAHGGGVIKVGSYYYWFGEDRNADNTFKYVDAYRSTDLKNWEFRNHVLTQSSASELGTAYIERPKVIYNASTGKFVMWMHKENGVDYSQARAAVAVSDTVDGNYTYQGSFQPLGQYMSRDITTFVDSDGTGYMVSAARENYDLQIYKLTADYTGIDSLVANPWVGGHREAPALFKRGGVYFMLTSAATGWNANQQQYATATSLAGPWTAMTNVGDSTTYNSQTAYVLPVQGTSGTLYLYMGDRWGNSFGGTVNDSRYVWLPLTFPTSTSMSMSWYPEVSVDTTAGTITGTSATYNTLVGRSSAKCADVPSQSLWQGVAISQYTCNSGTNQKWWFKDLGTGYYELMGRGSSLCLQENSASVTQENCTGATAQQWSLTTSGNYVLVKARASGECLDVSGASTANSAAIITYTCNGGTNQQWTRGT is encoded by the coding sequence ATGAGACGTGTGTACGCAATCCTTGTCGCCCTGTGCTGCGCGGTCGCCGCGGCACTGGCGACCGCCGGACCGGCCCAGGCGGCGGCCCAGACCATCACCAACGGCACGCAGTTCACCGACACTTCGGGCAACGTCGTGCACGCGCACGGCGGCGGGGTGATCAAGGTCGGCAGCTACTACTACTGGTTCGGCGAGGACCGCAACGCCGACAACACCTTCAAGTACGTGGACGCCTACCGCTCCACCGACCTGAAGAACTGGGAGTTCCGCAATCACGTACTGACCCAGTCCAGTGCCTCCGAGCTGGGCACCGCCTACATCGAGCGGCCGAAGGTCATCTACAACGCGTCCACCGGCAAGTTCGTGATGTGGATGCACAAGGAGAACGGCGTCGACTACAGCCAGGCGCGCGCCGCCGTCGCCGTCTCGGACACGGTCGACGGGAACTACACCTACCAGGGCAGCTTCCAGCCGCTCGGCCAGTACATGTCCCGTGACATCACGACCTTCGTCGACTCGGACGGCACCGGCTACATGGTGTCGGCGGCCCGCGAGAACTACGACCTGCAGATCTACAAGCTCACCGCCGACTACACGGGCATCGACAGCCTGGTCGCCAACCCGTGGGTGGGCGGCCACCGCGAGGCACCGGCGCTGTTCAAGCGGGGCGGCGTCTACTTCATGCTGACCTCGGCGGCCACGGGCTGGAACGCCAACCAGCAGCAGTACGCCACCGCGACCAGTCTCGCCGGCCCCTGGACCGCGATGACCAACGTCGGCGACTCGACGACGTACAACTCGCAGACCGCGTACGTCCTTCCGGTCCAGGGGACTTCGGGCACCTTGTACCTGTACATGGGTGACCGGTGGGGCAACTCCTTCGGCGGCACCGTCAACGACTCGCGTTACGTCTGGCTGCCGTTGACCTTCCCGACCTCCACCTCGATGTCCATGTCCTGGTACCCGGAGGTCTCGGTCGACACCACCGCCGGCACGATCACCGGGACGAGCGCCACCTACAACACCCTCGTCGGCCGGTCCAGCGCCAAGTGCGCGGACGTTCCCAGCCAGTCGCTGTGGCAGGGCGTCGCGATCAGCCAGTACACCTGCAACAGCGGCACCAACCAGAAGTGGTGGTTCAAGGACCTGGGCACCGGCTACTACGAACTCATGGGCCGGGGCAGCTCCCTGTGCCTCCAGGAGAACTCCGCCAGCGTCACCCAGGAGAACTGCACCGGCGCCACCGCCCAGCAGTGGAGCCTGACCACGTCCGGCAACTATGTGCTCGTCAAGGCCCGGGCGAGCGGCGAGTGCCTGGACGTGTCCGGCGCGTCCACCGCCAACTCCGCCGCCATCATCACGTACACCTGCAACGGAGGGACCAACCAGCAGTGGACGCGCGGAACATGA
- a CDS encoding rhamnogalacturonan lyase B N-terminal domain-containing protein: protein MSGSTDRSLGRRTFVLGTTAAAVSATALTPTAAAASFGYTDDGSNYVVDTGANLVFKVSKTNGDLTSLVYRGTEYQGYGGKNSHVESGLGTSTVTIAQSGSTILVSVAYGTLKHYYAARSGENNVYLWTNKADTSVSATRYIVRVKAGLFLNDEPDSYTYAPTTIESADVFAKSDGQTRSKHYSKLRVIDYNYIGWTTGSVGLWIVRSNHEKASGGPFYRSLLRHQSADGGGLYEILYYGENQTESERFGLQGPYVIAFTDGGAPSSSLHAGNLTTSWADSLGISGYTAASGRGRVAGVGISGRDTAYAYTVGLANSAAQYWGSARASDGYFSIAGVLPGSYTLTVFKGELAVYTSSVTVTAGGTTTLNSIAIPSSNDPSNASAIWRIGTWDGTPSGFKNADLMTYAHPSDVRAASWTGNVVVGSGTETSAFPCYLWKDVNSGIIVYFRLTAAQAAAAHTLRIGVTTAYANGRPQIVVNDTWTSAVPSPPTQPSTRSLTVGSYRGNNYTFTYSVPASAWLTDTSAYNTLKIYVASGSGSTSFLSAGTSVDAVDLLT from the coding sequence ATGTCCGGATCCACCGACAGATCCCTCGGACGCCGCACCTTCGTCCTCGGTACGACCGCGGCGGCCGTGAGCGCGACGGCCCTCACCCCGACGGCCGCCGCCGCGAGCTTCGGCTACACGGACGACGGCTCGAACTACGTCGTCGACACCGGCGCCAACCTGGTCTTCAAGGTCAGCAAGACCAACGGCGACCTGACCTCGCTCGTCTACCGCGGCACCGAGTACCAGGGCTACGGCGGCAAGAACTCGCACGTCGAGTCCGGCCTCGGCACCTCCACCGTGACCATCGCGCAGTCCGGTTCGACGATCCTCGTCTCCGTCGCGTACGGCACGCTCAAGCACTACTACGCGGCCCGCAGCGGCGAGAACAACGTCTATCTGTGGACCAACAAGGCCGACACCTCGGTCAGCGCCACCCGTTACATCGTGCGCGTCAAGGCGGGCCTGTTCCTCAACGACGAGCCGGACTCCTACACCTACGCGCCCACCACCATCGAGTCCGCGGACGTCTTCGCGAAGTCCGACGGCCAGACCCGCTCCAAGCACTACTCGAAGCTCCGGGTCATCGACTACAACTACATCGGCTGGACCACCGGAAGCGTCGGCCTGTGGATCGTGCGCAGCAACCACGAGAAGGCCTCCGGCGGCCCGTTCTACCGCTCCCTGCTGCGGCACCAGAGCGCGGACGGCGGCGGACTGTACGAGATCCTGTACTACGGCGAGAACCAGACGGAGTCGGAGCGCTTCGGCCTCCAGGGTCCGTACGTCATCGCCTTCACGGACGGCGGCGCGCCCTCCTCCTCGCTGCACGCCGGGAACCTCACCACCTCCTGGGCGGACTCGCTCGGCATCTCGGGGTACACGGCCGCGAGCGGCCGGGGCCGGGTCGCGGGCGTGGGCATCTCGGGTCGCGACACGGCGTACGCGTACACGGTCGGGCTCGCCAACTCGGCCGCGCAGTACTGGGGTTCGGCACGGGCCTCGGACGGCTACTTCTCGATCGCGGGCGTGCTGCCGGGGTCGTACACCCTCACGGTCTTCAAGGGCGAACTCGCCGTGTACACGTCGTCGGTGACGGTCACGGCGGGCGGGACCACGACGCTGAACAGCATCGCGATCCCCTCCTCCAACGACCCGTCCAACGCGAGCGCGATCTGGCGGATCGGCACCTGGGACGGCACGCCGAGCGGGTTCAAGAACGCGGACCTGATGACGTACGCGCATCCGTCTGACGTCCGGGCCGCGTCCTGGACCGGCAACGTGGTCGTCGGCAGCGGCACCGAGACCTCGGCGTTCCCCTGCTATCTGTGGAAGGACGTCAACAGCGGCATCATCGTGTACTTCAGGCTGACCGCCGCCCAGGCCGCCGCCGCGCACACCCTGCGCATCGGCGTGACCACGGCCTACGCCAACGGCCGCCCGCAGATCGTGGTCAACGACACCTGGACCTCGGCCGTCCCCTCACCGCCCACCCAGCCGAGCACCCGGTCGCTGACCGTGGGCTCCTACCGGGGCAACAACTACACGTTCACCTACAGCGTTCCCGCGTCCGCCTGGCTGACGGACACCAGTGCGTACAACACGCTGAAGATCTACGTGGCGAGCGGCTCGGGGTCGACGTCCTTCCTCAGCGCGGGTACCTCCGTCGACGCCGTCGATCTACTGACCTGA
- a CDS encoding rhamnogalacturonan acetylesterase — translation MRRFNAAGVAAVAAATVLTATPAQAHGGPRALGLENCTATACHFDVAPGTYDVRVRLGGESAASTSVSGETRRALLPETATAAGKPVTRSFTVNVRTPEGEPTGPDGTLGLDLAFGGSAPALADIEVTPARPHTRQIFLVGDSTVCDQPGDPYTGWGQQLPQYLRKGVSVANYADSGESTVTYLENPALFPTVQPLIRRHDLVLIQLAHNDKTTDEPTYRANLETLVAGVRARGGDPVLVTPIVRRWFNADGTLNNDTALLVNGLGVNHPAVIRSVAAAEHVPLIDLTAKTKALVESLGVEGSKAIYLYNEKRDNTHTSVHGATVYAGLVRDELLAQHLVPERQVRVG, via the coding sequence ATGAGACGTTTCAACGCTGCCGGGGTGGCCGCGGTGGCCGCAGCTACCGTGCTGACGGCCACGCCCGCCCAAGCGCATGGAGGACCCCGCGCCCTCGGCCTGGAGAACTGCACCGCGACCGCCTGCCACTTCGACGTCGCGCCCGGCACGTACGACGTGCGCGTACGGCTCGGCGGGGAGAGCGCGGCGAGCACGAGCGTCAGCGGTGAGACGCGCCGCGCGCTGCTGCCCGAGACCGCCACGGCGGCCGGGAAGCCCGTGACCCGCAGCTTCACGGTCAACGTCCGCACCCCCGAGGGCGAGCCGACCGGCCCCGACGGCACCCTCGGCCTGGACCTGGCCTTCGGCGGCTCCGCGCCCGCCCTCGCCGACATCGAAGTCACCCCGGCCCGCCCCCACACCCGCCAGATCTTCCTGGTCGGCGACTCCACCGTCTGCGACCAGCCCGGCGACCCCTACACCGGCTGGGGCCAGCAGCTGCCCCAGTACCTCCGCAAGGGCGTCTCGGTCGCCAACTACGCGGACTCCGGGGAGAGCACGGTCACCTACCTCGAGAACCCCGCGCTCTTCCCCACCGTCCAGCCGCTCATCCGGCGCCACGACCTGGTCCTCATCCAGCTCGCGCACAACGACAAGACGACCGACGAGCCGACGTACCGCGCGAACCTGGAGACCCTGGTCGCCGGGGTCCGCGCGCGGGGCGGCGACCCGGTCCTGGTCACCCCCATCGTCCGCCGCTGGTTCAACGCGGACGGCACCCTGAACAACGACACCGCGCTGCTGGTCAACGGCCTCGGTGTGAACCACCCGGCCGTCATCCGCTCGGTCGCCGCCGCCGAGCACGTGCCCCTCATCGACCTGACGGCCAAGACCAAGGCCCTCGTCGAGTCGCTGGGCGTCGAGGGCTCCAAGGCGATCTACCTCTACAACGAGAAGCGGGACAACACCCACACCTCCGTGCACGGCGCCACGGTCTACGCGGGCCTCGTCCGCGACGAACTCCTCGCCCAGCATCTGGTGCCCGAGCGCCAGGTGAGGGTGGGATGA
- a CDS encoding DUF2264 domain-containing protein has protein sequence MPDEDRTLSPYTGYTRAHWEAAADSLLAAVAPYATENGALYHLPGAHTSWSGRLSDGLEGYARTLLLAAFRRDEKALERYADGLAAGTAGIWPRVEDRSQPLVEAASIALALRLTRPLLWDRLDDGVRQRAAAWLGDALTAEPWACNWELFPVTVGGFLAEVGHEPEASRAAIDRGLERIEEWYVGDGWYTDGPGRAFDYYNGWAMHLYPVLHAHLADDTRLLDLYGGRLSRHLADYARLFGGDGAPMRQGRSLTYRFATTAPLWLGALTGRTPLSPGETRRLASGALRHFLDRGAVDDRGLLTLGWHGPDETVLQGYSGPASPYWASKAFVGLLLPADHEVWTAREEPGPTDRADAVTPVGPPNWLLQATTSDGLVRLHNHGSEDVRYDPYYTRLAYSTATAPSTSYDNSVIVGDDPSRTDIEPLGAGDCWVASRHTAGGGARVVNLVVARGAVEVRAHLVAGADPGTPVRVTGWPEDDGVHAELLSAHNLLDSVGVTGPGATLFVALARLTGEPDPLPLTESVSVKVEGEEGQGEYDVRVSWPSGPSTCFRFRASDGRPSASSWSVKPR, from the coding sequence ATGCCCGACGAGGACCGCACCCTCAGCCCGTACACCGGCTACACCCGCGCCCACTGGGAGGCGGCGGCCGACTCCCTGCTCGCCGCGGTCGCCCCGTACGCCACCGAGAACGGCGCCCTCTACCACCTCCCCGGTGCGCACACGAGCTGGTCGGGCCGACTCTCCGACGGCCTGGAGGGCTACGCCCGCACCCTGCTCCTGGCCGCCTTCCGCCGCGACGAGAAGGCCCTGGAGCGATACGCCGACGGACTCGCCGCCGGCACGGCCGGCATCTGGCCGCGCGTCGAGGACCGCAGCCAGCCCCTCGTCGAGGCCGCGTCGATCGCCCTCGCGCTGCGGCTCACCCGGCCACTGCTGTGGGACCGCCTGGACGACGGTGTGCGGCAGCGGGCCGCGGCCTGGCTCGGCGACGCGCTGACGGCCGAACCCTGGGCCTGCAACTGGGAGTTGTTCCCGGTGACGGTCGGCGGCTTCCTGGCGGAGGTCGGCCACGAGCCCGAGGCGTCGCGGGCCGCGATCGACCGGGGCCTGGAGCGGATCGAGGAGTGGTACGTCGGCGACGGCTGGTACACCGACGGCCCCGGCCGTGCCTTCGACTACTACAACGGCTGGGCGATGCACCTGTACCCGGTGCTGCACGCCCATCTCGCGGACGACACCCGGCTCCTCGACCTGTACGGCGGCCGGCTCTCCCGCCATCTCGCCGACTACGCCCGGCTGTTCGGAGGCGACGGCGCCCCGATGCGCCAGGGCCGCTCCCTCACCTACCGCTTCGCGACGACCGCCCCGCTGTGGCTCGGCGCCCTCACCGGCCGTACGCCGCTGTCGCCGGGCGAGACCCGACGCCTGGCGTCCGGCGCCCTGCGTCACTTCCTCGACCGGGGCGCGGTCGACGACCGGGGCCTGCTCACCCTCGGCTGGCACGGCCCCGACGAGACGGTCCTGCAGGGCTACTCGGGCCCGGCCTCCCCGTACTGGGCGAGCAAGGCCTTCGTCGGCCTGCTCCTCCCGGCGGACCACGAGGTGTGGACGGCGAGGGAGGAGCCCGGACCGACCGACCGCGCCGACGCCGTCACCCCCGTCGGACCGCCCAACTGGCTGCTCCAGGCCACGACTTCGGACGGCCTGGTCCGCCTCCACAACCACGGCAGCGAGGACGTCCGCTACGACCCCTACTACACGCGGCTCGCGTACTCGACCGCGACCGCGCCCTCGACGTCGTACGACAACAGCGTGATCGTCGGTGACGATCCGAGCCGGACGGACATCGAGCCGCTGGGCGCCGGGGACTGCTGGGTGGCCTCCCGGCACACGGCGGGTGGGGGAGCGCGGGTCGTGAACCTGGTCGTCGCGCGGGGAGCGGTGGAGGTGCGGGCCCACCTGGTGGCGGGAGCGGACCCGGGGACGCCGGTACGCGTCACGGGATGGCCGGAGGACGACGGCGTGCACGCCGAACTCCTCTCCGCGCACAACCTGTTGGACTCCGTCGGTGTCACGGGACCCGGCGCCACCCTCTTCGTCGCCCTCGCCCGGCTCACCGGCGAGCCGGACCCCCTGCCCCTCACGGAGTCGGTGTCCGTGAAGGTGGAGGGGGAGGAGGGGCAGGGGGAGTACGACGTCCGCGTGAGCTGGCCCTCGGGCCCCTCGACGTGCTTCCGGTTCAGGGCTTCAGACGGGCGACCTTCAGCGTCGTCGTGGTCGGTGAAGCCCCGGTGA
- a CDS encoding isocitrate lyase/PEP mutase family protein → MTPFAALHHADAPLLLPNAWDHASAALLAAQGFAAIGTTSLGVAAAAGLPDGVAATRDLTVRLARQLGGAPYLLSVDAEDGYSQGPAEVAELARELAAAGAVGINLEDGLGPADLHAAKIAAVKAAVPDLFVNARTDTHWLGDGVDERETVRRLDAYQQAGADGVFVPGLTDPARVTALLKTLDVPLNILYSPAGPPVSHLADLGVRRISLGSYLYRRALGAALDAMADIRSGRPPRGTAPTYDEVQALSAQAR, encoded by the coding sequence ATGACTCCCTTCGCCGCGCTCCACCACGCCGACGCGCCCCTCCTGCTGCCCAACGCCTGGGACCACGCCTCGGCCGCGCTCCTTGCCGCTCAGGGCTTCGCGGCGATCGGTACGACGAGTCTCGGTGTCGCCGCGGCGGCCGGACTGCCGGACGGGGTCGCGGCGACCCGGGACCTGACCGTGCGGCTCGCCCGGCAGCTCGGGGGCGCCCCCTACCTGCTGTCCGTCGATGCCGAGGACGGATACAGCCAAGGCCCGGCCGAAGTCGCCGAGTTGGCGCGCGAACTGGCCGCCGCCGGAGCCGTCGGCATCAACCTGGAGGACGGCCTCGGTCCCGCCGACCTGCACGCGGCGAAGATCGCGGCGGTCAAGGCGGCCGTACCGGACCTCTTCGTCAACGCCCGCACCGACACCCACTGGCTCGGCGACGGTGTGGACGAGCGGGAGACCGTCCGCCGTCTCGACGCCTACCAACAGGCGGGCGCCGACGGCGTGTTCGTCCCCGGACTGACCGACCCGGCCCGCGTCACCGCCCTGCTCAAGACCCTCGACGTACCGCTGAACATCCTCTACTCACCCGCGGGCCCGCCCGTCTCCCACCTCGCCGACCTCGGCGTACGCAGGATCAGCCTGGGCTCGTACCTCTACCGGCGGGCTCTGGGCGCGGCGCTGGACGCGATGGCGGACATCCGCTCAGGCCGGCCACCGCGGGGCACCGCGCCGACGTACGACGAGGTGCAGGCACTCAGCGCGCAGGCCCGGTAG